From Deinococcus aerophilus, a single genomic window includes:
- a CDS encoding bifunctional 3-deoxy-7-phosphoheptulonate synthase/chorismate mutase yields the protein MTIQRSIDDLRAEVDQINRDLLKLLSQRGEVVAQIGHAKTQEGRPQHYDPAREEQQLHELESLNPGPFTGAAVKAIFKEIFKASLALEESNDKKQLLVSRKVKSEDTVLDIDGVRIGGDAPPIIIAGPCSIESEDQMEQTADFLAAKGIKILRGGAYKPRTSPYGFQGMGVDGLILGNRVAKDRGMLFVTEVMDTRDVEIVAEYADILQVGARNMHNFALLREVGRARRPVLLKRGLSATIEEWLYAAEYILSEGNNEVILCERGIRTFEKWTRNTLDLSAVALAKQETHLPVIVDVTHAAGRRDLLIPLAKAALAVGADGIHVEVHPSPATALSDNEQQLDFAGYDRFEAELASMLKVPAGV from the coding sequence ATGACGATTCAGCGCAGCATTGACGACCTCCGCGCCGAGGTCGACCAGATCAACCGCGACCTTCTGAAGCTGCTGTCCCAGCGCGGCGAGGTGGTTGCGCAGATCGGGCACGCCAAGACCCAGGAAGGCCGCCCCCAGCACTACGATCCTGCCCGAGAGGAGCAGCAGCTTCATGAGCTGGAATCGCTGAACCCGGGACCGTTCACGGGGGCCGCCGTGAAGGCCATCTTCAAGGAGATCTTCAAGGCCAGCCTCGCGCTGGAAGAAAGCAACGACAAGAAACAGCTGCTCGTCTCGCGCAAGGTCAAGAGCGAGGACACCGTGCTGGACATCGACGGAGTGCGCATCGGCGGCGACGCGCCTCCCATTATCATCGCCGGGCCGTGCTCCATCGAATCCGAAGATCAGATGGAACAGACCGCCGACTTCCTGGCCGCCAAGGGCATCAAGATCCTGCGCGGCGGGGCCTACAAGCCGCGCACCAGCCCCTACGGCTTCCAGGGCATGGGCGTGGACGGCCTGATCCTGGGCAACCGCGTGGCCAAGGACCGGGGCATGCTGTTCGTCACGGAGGTCATGGACACCCGCGACGTGGAGATCGTGGCCGAGTACGCCGACATCCTGCAGGTGGGAGCGCGCAACATGCACAACTTTGCCCTGCTGCGCGAGGTGGGCCGCGCCCGCCGCCCGGTGCTGCTCAAGCGCGGCCTGAGCGCCACCATCGAGGAGTGGCTGTACGCCGCCGAGTACATCCTCTCGGAGGGCAACAACGAGGTCATCCTGTGCGAGCGCGGCATCCGCACCTTTGAGAAGTGGACCCGCAATACCCTGGACCTTTCGGCCGTGGCCCTGGCCAAGCAGGAGACCCACCTGCCGGTGATCGTGGACGTGACCCACGCCGCCGGACGCCGCGACCTGTTGATTCCGCTGGCCAAGGCCGCGCTGGCCGTGGGCGCCGACGGCATCCACGTGGAAGTTCACCCCAGCCCCGCCACCGCCCTGAGCGACAACGAGCAGCAGCTGGATTTTGCCGGTTA
- a CDS encoding ABC transporter permease: MLTLLLLEFRKMLGSRSAKLALIVTFLLPLVWAFAPRLNALIPVGLVSGWQLPAVSIGVTLPYLLPLFIAVTVAEMIGAETAQGTLAPLLLRPVDRVRVIASKLIAALAFPFLLLFTTVTGSLLAGIALGFGTFTGGTGLGPGLFVGVGELGGAAAFAQVLRGAVLAAVVLMPVAALSLLFGVLFLNTAAAALATFAALIVMRLMVVLPDALQRVLPTSHFALYVQQGDIFQPLILLLIYTAGFGLMSVLAFDRRDV, encoded by the coding sequence ATGCTGACCCTGCTGCTGCTGGAGTTCCGCAAGATGCTGGGGTCGCGCAGCGCCAAACTGGCCCTGATCGTCACCTTCCTGCTGCCGCTGGTCTGGGCCTTTGCCCCGCGCCTGAACGCCCTGATTCCGGTGGGCCTGGTGAGCGGCTGGCAGCTGCCCGCCGTCAGCATCGGCGTGACCCTGCCGTACCTGCTGCCCCTGTTCATCGCGGTCACGGTGGCCGAGATGATCGGCGCGGAGACGGCCCAGGGCACCCTCGCGCCGCTGCTGCTGCGGCCGGTGGACCGCGTGCGGGTGATTGCGAGCAAGCTGATCGCCGCCCTGGCCTTTCCCTTCCTGCTGCTGTTCACGACGGTGACCGGCTCGCTGCTCGCGGGCATCGCGCTGGGCTTCGGAACGTTTACCGGCGGCACCGGACTGGGACCGGGCCTGTTCGTGGGGGTGGGCGAACTCGGCGGCGCCGCCGCCTTTGCCCAGGTGCTGCGCGGCGCCGTGCTCGCCGCCGTGGTGCTGATGCCGGTGGCGGCCCTGTCGCTGCTGTTCGGCGTGCTGTTCCTGAACACGGCGGCGGCGGCGCTGGCCACCTTCGCCGCACTGATCGTCATGCGCCTGATGGTGGTGCTGCCCGACGCCCTGCAGCGCGTTCTGCCCACCTCACACTTCGCGCTGTATGTGCAGCAGGGCGACATTTTTCAGCCGCTGATCCTGCTGCTGATCTACACGGCGGGCTTCGGGCTGATGTCGGTCCTCGCCTTTGACCGCCGGGACGTGTAG
- a CDS encoding ABC transporter ATP-binding protein, with protein sequence MTTQGAPALPAIEVRGLTKFYGQHRVLEDIDLQVRPGEVYALTGPNGTGKTTLIRTITGLAFPNAGQVRLMGCDVHSDGARARAHLGAVVEAPAKFYPQFTGTQNLQIHANLAAMAPGSKKVGRDRLREVLALLELTRMGDRKVQEYSLGQRQRLGVASAILTEPKVLILDEPTSGLDPLGIGLIHRIVTSLATGGCAVILSTHHLREIATYAHTVGILTGGRLVDTVDLRARQAAYRFRVDDPLGAAQALEGLPFVRKVSTRTPYAIAHLGGESRVPDALAHLSAGGIRVFEASPDHFDLYEYYRERVEHA encoded by the coding sequence GTGACGACTCAAGGCGCGCCCGCCCTGCCGGCCATCGAGGTGCGCGGGCTTACCAAATTTTACGGCCAGCACCGCGTGCTGGAAGACATCGACCTGCAGGTCCGGCCCGGTGAGGTCTACGCCCTGACCGGCCCCAACGGCACCGGCAAGACCACCCTGATCCGCACCATCACGGGGCTGGCCTTTCCCAACGCCGGGCAGGTGCGGCTGATGGGCTGCGATGTCCACAGCGACGGCGCCCGCGCCCGCGCCCATCTGGGGGCGGTGGTGGAGGCCCCGGCCAAGTTCTACCCGCAGTTCACCGGTACCCAGAACCTGCAGATTCACGCCAACCTCGCGGCCATGGCTCCGGGGTCGAAGAAGGTGGGCCGCGACCGCCTGCGCGAGGTTCTCGCACTGCTGGAACTGACCCGCATGGGAGACCGCAAGGTGCAGGAGTATTCCCTGGGCCAGCGCCAGCGCCTGGGCGTGGCGAGCGCCATCCTGACCGAGCCGAAGGTGCTGATTCTGGACGAACCCACCAGCGGTCTCGATCCACTGGGCATCGGCCTGATCCACCGCATTGTGACCAGCCTGGCGACGGGCGGCTGCGCGGTGATCCTGAGCACCCACCACCTGCGCGAGATCGCCACCTATGCCCACACGGTGGGCATCCTGACCGGCGGGCGGTTGGTGGACACCGTGGACCTGCGCGCCCGGCAGGCCGCCTACCGTTTCCGGGTGGATGATCCGCTGGGCGCGGCCCAGGCCCTGGAGGGATTGCCGTTTGTCCGCAAGGTCAGCACCCGCACGCCCTACGCCATCGCCCACCTGGGCGGCGAGTCGCGCGTGCCCGACGCCCTGGCCCACCTGAGCGCCGGGGGCATCCGCGTGTTCGAGGCCAGCCCCGACCACTTCGACCTGTACGAGTACTACCGCGAACGCGTGGAGCACGCCTGA
- a CDS encoding globin domain-containing protein → MTAPLTLSDRGSLYDRIGPQVLAALVQRFYARVAADPDLAPIFPADLTLTAEKQLAFLTGFLGGPPLYHQRFGPPRLRARHLPHAITPRRAGAWMACMEAAIHETPELGPDEARELASALARVAVHMVNTPDLPG, encoded by the coding sequence ATGACCGCGCCCCTGACCCTTTCTGACCGTGGCAGTCTGTACGACCGCATCGGGCCGCAGGTGCTGGCGGCGCTGGTGCAGCGTTTCTACGCGCGCGTGGCTGCCGACCCGGACCTTGCCCCCATCTTTCCGGCCGACCTGACCCTGACCGCCGAGAAACAGCTGGCCTTTCTCACCGGCTTTCTGGGGGGCCCGCCGCTGTACCACCAGCGCTTCGGCCCGCCACGGCTGCGGGCCCGTCACCTGCCGCACGCCATCACCCCCCGGCGGGCGGGCGCGTGGATGGCGTGTATGGAGGCGGCCATTCACGAAACCCCCGAACTCGGTCCGGACGAGGCGCGCGAGCTGGCCTCGGCGCTGGCCCGGGTGGCGGTCCACATGGTGAACACGCCGGACCTGCCGGGCTGA